In Macadamia integrifolia cultivar HAES 741 chromosome 13, SCU_Mint_v3, whole genome shotgun sequence, one DNA window encodes the following:
- the LOC122059073 gene encoding G-type lectin S-receptor-like serine/threonine-protein kinase At2g19130 yields the protein MGGRNSSWFFLSVLFLSFFLSNCLSIGSGTLSVGEYISGDETIVSEGDGKFELGFFTSGNNSNNYYIGIWFKKISEKTIVWVANRDKPISDKNSSQLKLLEDGNLVIIESSKTIIWSTNSTSTSLNSTEVALLDSGNLVLRNVSNSSVLIWESFDYPTNTWLSGGKLGWNKLTNKSQSLISWKNSEDPAPGLFSLELDPAGSLECFIMWNRSVKYWSSGTWNGHIFSLVPEMRNSSMYNFTYSYVSNQKENYFTYYFRNSSLISRLVIDVGGQIKELTWLDGFGWYSFWAKPIQNCEVFALCGAFASCNQQTSTFCRCLPGFSPRYATDYLNLSDWSGGCVRNTPLQCVNNGSVKGEKDKLLELSNMRLPINPQSLAVGSSQACELACLNDCFCNAYVYNGSCSVWEGDLLNLKQLSAGETGGRDLYLKLAASELKNSTSGSNKKGSATGAIVGAVSGVVSLLGLLVVLIWTRNSVKSSKAIEGYLVPISYRDLKIATKNFSEKLGGGGFGSVYKGILPDSTVVAVKKLEGLSQGEKQFRTEVSTIGMIQHINLVRLRGFCSEGTKRLLVYDFIPKGSLNSLLFHENMNSKVLDWKTRFHIALGTARGLAYLHEKCRECIIHCDIKPENILLDAEFCPRVADFGLAKLVGRDFSRVLTSIRGTIGYLAPEWISGVAITAKADVYSYGMMLFELISGRRNSDHFDGMKVGFFPILAVSKINEEGEILGLLDYRLEGNADLAELDRACKVASWCIQDNEVHRPSMGLVVQILEGIVEVSTPPVPRTLQSLVENDEHSLLH from the coding sequence ATGGGTGGGAGAAACAGTTCATGGTTCTTCCTCTCTGTCCTCTTTCTCAGTTTCTTTCTTAGCAACTGTCTCTCTATAGGATCAGGCACCCTCTCTGTTGGTGAATATATTTCTGGAGATGAAACCATAGTATCTGAAGGAGATGGGAAGTTCGAATTGGGTTTCTTCACGTCAGGTAATAACTCTAACAACTACTACATTGGTATCTGGTTCAAAAAGATATCAGAGAAGACCATCGTTTGGGTGGCAAACAGAGACAAACCCATCTCTGATAAGAATTCCTCTCAACTGAAGCTCTTAGAGGATGGGAATCTAGTCATCATTGAGTCGTCAAAAACCATTATCTGGTCGACAAATTCAACCTCCACATCCTTGAATTCTACTGAGGTAGCACTTCTTGACTCCGGAAATCTTGTTTTGAGAAATGTCTCTAATTCCTCTGTTTTAATCTGGGAGAGTTTTGATTACCCAACAAACACTTGGTTGTCGGGTGGAAAGCTGGGGTGGAACAAACTCACCAATAAGTCACAGTCCCTCATATCCTGGAAGAATTCAGAGGATCCTGCCCCGGGTCTTTTCTCTCTCGAACTAGACCCTGCTGGAAGCCTTGAGTGTTTCATAATGTGGAATAGGTCTGTTAAGTACTGGTCGAGTGGGACTTGGAATGGTCATATTTTCAGCTTAGTTCCTGAAATGAGAAATAGCTCTATGTACAATTTCACTTACTCCTATGTTTCAAACCAGAAGGAGAACTATTTCACTTATTATTTCCGTAACTCCTCCCTAATCTCTAGGCTTGTTATTGATGTGGGGGGCCAGATTAAGGAACTTACTTGGCTGGATGGTTTCGGTTGGTATTCCTTTTGGGCTAAACCGATACAAAACTGTGAGGTTTTTGCTCTTTGCGGGGCTTTCGCTTCCTGCAATCAGCAAACTTCGACTTTCTGTAGGTGTTTGCCAGGTTTCAGTCCACGTTACGCAACAGACTACTTAAATCTAAGTGATTGGTCTGGTGGGTGCGTGAGGAATACCCCACTGCAGTGCGTAAATAATGGTTCTGTGAAAGGGGAGAAAGATAAGTTGTTAGAACTGTCCAATATGAGATTGCCCATAAATCCGCAATCTTTGGCAGTTGGGAGTTCCCAAGCCTGTGAATTGGCTTGCTTGAATGACTGCTTTTGTAATGCTTATGTGTATAATGGTAGCTGCTCCGTATGGGAAGGAGATCTCTTGAATCTGAAACAGCTCTCAGCCGGTGAGACTGGTGGACGAGACCTATATCTCAAACTTGCTGCCTCTGAACTCAAGAATTCTACTTCTGGAAGTAACAAGAAGGGATCGGCTACTGGTGCTATTGTGGGCGCTGTTTCAGGGGTTGTATCCCTCTTGGGTCTTCTGGTGGTTCTAATATGGACTAGGAATTCAGTCAAATCCTCAAAAGCAATTGAGGGTTATTTGGTTCCAATCTCATATAGAGATTTAAAAATTGCAACCAAGAACTTCTCCGAAAAGTTGGGGGGAGGAGGATTTGGTTCTGTTTATAAAGGGATTTTACCCGACTCAACTGTTGTAGCTGTGAAGAAGCTTGAAGGTCTCAGTCAAGGGGAGAAGCAGTTCCGAACTGAAGTAAGCACGATTGGAATGATTCAACATATTAATCTTGTTCGCCTCCGTGGCTTTTGCTCTGAAGGTACTAAAAGGTTGCTGGTCTATGATTTTATTCCAAAGGGCTCTTTAAATTCGCTTCTGTTTCATGAAAACATGAACTCAAAGGTTTTAGATTGGAAAACGAGATTCCATATTGCACTTGGAACAGCTAGAGGATTGGCTTATCTACATGAGAAGTGCAGAGAATGCATCATACACTGTGACATCAAACCCGAGAACATTCTTTTAGACGCTGAATTTTGTCCCAGGGTAGCTGACTTTGGCCTGGCAAAGCTTGTTGGTCGGGATTTTAGTCGAGTTCTGACGAGCATAAGAGGGACCATAGGATACCTTGCACCAGAGTGGATTTCGGGTGTGGCCATCACTGCGAAGGCTGATGTTTACAGCTACGGGATGATGCTTTTTGAGCTTATATCGGGGAGGAGAAACTCGGATCACTTTGATGGAATGAAGGTTGGGTTCTTTCCTATTTTGGCAGTAAGTAAAATCAATGAAGAAGGAGAAATCCTCGGCCTTTTGGACTATAGGCTAGAAGGTAATGCTGATCTTGCAGAACTCGACAGAGCTTGTAAAGTTGCTTCTTGGTGCATTCAAGATAACGAAGTTCATAGACCATCAATGGGTCTGGTGGTTCAGATACTAGAAGGGATAGTGGAGGTTAGCACACCACCCGTTCCTAGAACTCTTCAATCTCTTGTGGAGAACGATGAACACAGTTTGCTTCACTGA